A DNA window from Actinokineospora baliensis contains the following coding sequences:
- a CDS encoding DUF1416 domain-containing protein: MSSCGAPEQGTALPANIDAGKEVVLNGKVTSGGTPVGGAFVRLLDAGGEFTAEVVSSSEGDFRFFAAPGDWTVRALHRSGNGEATVSAEGPGLHEVAVSVG, from the coding sequence ATGAGCTCTTGTGGAGCACCGGAGCAGGGAACCGCACTGCCCGCGAACATCGACGCGGGCAAGGAGGTCGTGCTCAACGGCAAGGTGACCAGCGGCGGCACCCCGGTCGGCGGCGCGTTCGTGCGGCTGCTCGACGCCGGCGGCGAGTTCACCGCCGAGGTCGTGTCCTCGTCCGAAGGCGACTTCAGGTTCTTCGCCGCACCCGGCGACTGGACCGTGCGCGCGCTGCACCGCAGCGGCAACGGCGAGGCCACGGTCAGCGCCGAGGGCCCCGGGCTGCACGAGGTGGCCGTCTCGGTCGGCTAG
- a CDS encoding FABP family protein — protein MPADATGPVPGSGDAAIQAAEKRAEVTGHRNLPQFDDLPIPADTANLREGPALHDDLLSLLPLVGVWRGEGEVVYPTIGGPFKYGQQLTFAHDGRPFLHYEARAWLLDDEGKVIRPAARETGFWRPQADDTIEVLLVHATGISEIYYGSPRTQTSWELDTDIVVRTSSAKEVTQAKRLYGLVNGGDLAYVEERAMVGQELQPHTSAYLRRVVG, from the coding sequence ATGCCCGCGGACGCCACCGGTCCGGTCCCCGGCAGCGGCGACGCGGCGATCCAGGCCGCGGAGAAGCGGGCCGAGGTCACCGGGCACCGCAACCTGCCGCAGTTCGACGACCTGCCGATCCCGGCCGACACGGCGAACCTGCGCGAGGGTCCCGCGCTGCACGACGACCTGCTGTCGCTGCTCCCGCTGGTCGGGGTGTGGCGCGGCGAGGGCGAGGTGGTCTACCCGACCATCGGGGGTCCGTTCAAGTACGGCCAGCAGCTGACCTTCGCCCACGACGGCCGCCCGTTCCTGCACTACGAGGCCAGGGCCTGGCTGCTCGACGACGAGGGCAAGGTCATCCGGCCCGCCGCGCGGGAGACCGGTTTCTGGCGCCCGCAGGCCGATGACACGATCGAGGTGCTGCTGGTGCACGCCACCGGCATCTCGGAGATCTACTACGGCTCGCCGCGCACCCAGACGTCCTGGGAGCTCGACACCGACATCGTTGTGCGCACCTCTTCGGCGAAGGAGGTCACGCAGGCGAAGCGGCTCTACGGCCTGGTCAACGGCGGCGACCTGGCCTACGTGGAGGAGCGCGCGATGGTCGGGCAGGAGCTGCAGCCGCACACCTCGGCATACCTACGCCGCGTCGTCGGCTAA
- a CDS encoding 5-oxoprolinase subunit B family protein — MRLRRCGVDAVLVEVESLGEVAAARAALAGLPGLIELVPAARTVLASFEPGSAGLRQVQEVLDRADLSSPPAAGSAEVVLPVVYEGLDIELVAETAGLSVEEAVALHSGAVYTVAFCGFAPGFAYLTGLPEPLCQPRLETPRTRVPAGSVGVAGEFTGIYPRASPGGWRLVARLADDAAALFDATREPAALLSPGDRVRFEVAS; from the coding sequence ATGCGACTGCGGCGGTGTGGCGTCGACGCTGTGCTGGTCGAGGTCGAGTCTCTTGGCGAGGTCGCCGCAGCGCGGGCAGCGCTGGCGGGATTGCCTGGACTCATAGAGCTGGTACCCGCCGCCCGCACGGTTCTCGCGTCGTTCGAACCCGGGTCGGCGGGGCTGCGGCAGGTCCAAGAGGTACTGGACCGAGCTGATCTGTCCTCGCCGCCCGCGGCTGGTTCCGCCGAGGTAGTGCTACCTGTGGTCTATGAGGGCTTGGACATAGAGCTGGTTGCCGAGACCGCGGGCTTGAGCGTCGAAGAGGCGGTCGCCCTGCACTCCGGTGCTGTCTACACGGTCGCGTTCTGCGGCTTTGCCCCCGGCTTCGCGTACCTGACGGGGCTACCCGAGCCGTTGTGCCAACCGCGGCTGGAGACCCCCCGCACGCGGGTGCCAGCCGGGTCGGTTGGCGTCGCTGGCGAGTTCACCGGCATCTACCCGCGGGCGTCCCCTGGCGGATGGCGCTTGGTGGCGCGGCTCGCCGATGACGCAGCCGCGCTGTTCGACGCTACTCGCGAACCTGCCGCGTTGCTCTCACCTGGCGACCGGGTCAGGTTCGAGGTGGCTTCATGA
- a CDS encoding biotin-dependent carboxyltransferase family protein — translation MTRTLTVVATGPLALIEDLGRPGNAHLGVPPSGALDRPSLRLANRLVGNPEDAAGIECVLGGLAVRASASCTIAVTGPSVPVEVADRVVDSHAPIHVRADEVVRLGSPHAGVRNYLAVSGGIVAAPQLGSRSTDVLSGIGPAPLAVGNVLPIGDPVGLPTGEDAVPPPSPRDYLTIPVILGPRDEWFANAGSQLAAAVWSVSPESNRVGLRLLGDPLRRAPEFEGQELTSEGVLTGAVQVPANGRPVIFLADHPTTGGYPVIGVVPAAHLAELAQARPGTRVRLRG, via the coding sequence ATGACCCGGACTCTTACCGTGGTCGCTACAGGACCTCTCGCGCTCATAGAAGACCTTGGCCGCCCCGGCAACGCGCACTTGGGGGTCCCGCCCTCGGGCGCATTGGACCGACCGTCCTTGCGGCTGGCCAACAGGCTCGTAGGCAATCCAGAAGACGCTGCGGGCATCGAGTGTGTCCTAGGTGGACTTGCCGTCCGCGCTAGCGCCTCTTGCACCATCGCGGTGACAGGGCCGAGCGTGCCGGTAGAGGTTGCTGACCGGGTTGTCGACTCGCACGCCCCGATTCATGTGCGCGCGGACGAGGTTGTCCGGCTGGGCTCGCCGCACGCGGGTGTACGCAACTACTTGGCTGTGTCCGGTGGGATCGTGGCTGCGCCACAGCTGGGCTCGCGTTCAACGGATGTGTTGTCAGGCATAGGCCCCGCGCCTCTGGCCGTCGGGAATGTGCTGCCTATAGGCGATCCGGTAGGGCTACCAACCGGAGAAGACGCAGTACCGCCGCCGAGCCCTAGGGACTACCTGACGATCCCCGTGATCTTGGGCCCACGCGACGAGTGGTTCGCCAACGCGGGATCCCAGTTGGCAGCAGCAGTGTGGTCGGTATCCCCGGAGAGCAACCGCGTCGGTCTGCGCCTCCTGGGTGACCCTCTGCGCCGCGCCCCGGAGTTCGAAGGCCAGGAACTGACCAGCGAAGGTGTGCTGACCGGCGCGGTGCAGGTACCCGCCAACGGCCGCCCGGTGATCTTCCTGGCCGACCATCCCACAACCGGCGGCTACCCGGTCATCGGCGTCGTGCCCGCCGCGCACCTCGCGGAGTTGGCGCAGGCCCGCCCGGGGACGCGGGTCAGGCTGCGCGGCTGA
- a CDS encoding aminodeoxychorismate lyase has product MRVLAMLDGTLADPDTPHIRVDDLGLTRGDGVFETVLVVDGKPRELGPHLERLARSAAMLDLPRPDLDAWERLTWTVIGAWPDPGEMAVKLVYTRGPEYGDSGPTGYAIGLAIGGRSVRNRATGVTAITLERGFDPALVERAPWLLLGAKTLSYATNMAAMRHAEALGVDEVIFTAADGSVLEGPTSTVVLRAGRTLRTPPPTSGVLPGTTQGALFRAAERAGWSTKVEPIGADELAAADGLFVVSSVRKVTRVHTLNGVALEHSAEIAAELTALYEAEY; this is encoded by the coding sequence ATGCGCGTGCTCGCGATGCTCGACGGAACCCTTGCCGACCCGGACACCCCGCACATCAGGGTCGACGACCTCGGGCTGACCAGGGGCGACGGGGTGTTCGAGACCGTGCTGGTGGTCGACGGGAAACCCCGCGAGCTCGGCCCGCACCTGGAGCGGCTGGCCAGGTCGGCTGCCATGCTCGACCTGCCCCGACCCGACCTCGACGCCTGGGAGCGGCTCACCTGGACGGTCATCGGCGCCTGGCCCGACCCGGGCGAGATGGCCGTCAAACTCGTCTACACCCGGGGCCCCGAGTACGGCGACAGCGGCCCGACGGGCTACGCCATCGGGCTCGCGATCGGCGGTCGTTCGGTCCGCAACCGCGCGACCGGGGTCACCGCGATCACCCTGGAGCGCGGGTTCGACCCGGCGCTCGTCGAGCGGGCGCCGTGGCTGCTGCTCGGCGCGAAGACGCTGTCATACGCGACCAACATGGCCGCCATGCGCCACGCCGAGGCACTGGGCGTGGACGAGGTCATCTTCACGGCGGCGGACGGATCGGTCTTGGAGGGCCCCACCTCGACTGTGGTCCTGCGCGCGGGCCGCACGCTGCGCACGCCGCCACCGACGAGCGGAGTGCTGCCCGGCACCACCCAGGGCGCGCTGTTCCGGGCGGCCGAACGGGCGGGCTGGTCCACCAAGGTCGAACCGATCGGCGCCGACGAGCTGGCGGCGGCGGACGGGCTGTTCGTCGTCTCCAGCGTCCGCAAGGTCACCAGGGTGCACACGCTCAACGGGGTCGCTCTGGAGCACTCGGCGGAGATCGCCGCCGAGCTCACCGCCCTCTACGAGGCGGAGTACTGA
- a CDS encoding Fur family transcriptional regulator: METAHPLEERRAQLRATLHERGMRMTPQRQLVLDALLVLEHATPEQVCHHVQRTTPTVNITTIYRTLELLEGLALVRHTHLGHGAPTYSVHEHQHVHLVCHRCGQVVESPKAVMDELCGTLRAAHGFELDASHLALSGTCQTCSQETP, from the coding sequence GTGGAGACCGCCCACCCGCTCGAGGAGCGCCGCGCGCAGCTGCGGGCAACCCTGCACGAGCGCGGCATGCGGATGACCCCGCAGCGCCAGCTAGTGCTCGACGCGCTGCTGGTGCTCGAGCACGCGACCCCCGAGCAGGTCTGCCACCACGTGCAGCGCACCACCCCCACGGTCAACATCACGACCATCTACCGCACGCTGGAGCTGCTGGAGGGCCTCGCGCTGGTCCGGCACACCCACCTCGGGCACGGCGCGCCGACCTACTCGGTGCACGAGCACCAGCACGTCCACCTGGTCTGCCACCGCTGCGGCCAGGTCGTGGAGTCGCCGAAAGCGGTCATGGACGAGCTGTGCGGAACACTGCGCGCCGCCCACGGGTTCGAGTTGGATGCCAGCCACCTCGCGCTGTCCGGAACGTGCCA